DNA sequence from the Caulobacter segnis genome:
GCCAAATGCCGCCAGGCGCCAAGGTTTCACCGGCTTTAACCCCGCTTAACGCGGGGGCGGCGCGCCTTCCTCCTAAGCTTCCCGCCGAAGGATCTATCGGTGGAGAAGGCGCATGCAGGAGTTGGGCGGGTTGCTGCCATGGCAGATCAAGCGGGTTCGCGGCTATCTCGATGACCGCCTGGACGGGCGGATCAGGATGGCGTCCGTCGCCGAGCAGGCGCGTCTGAGCCCGAGCTACTTTTCCCGGCGCTTTCGCCAGTGCTTCGGCGTCACCTTCGCCAAGTTCATCGCGCGCATGCGCGTCGAGCGCGCGCAAAGGCTGATGATGACCAGTCCGCTCAGCCTCAGCCACATCGCCCTGGCCTGCGGCTTCGCCGACCAGGCCCACTTCACGCGGACCTTCAGCGCCCTGACCGGATCGACGCCCGCGCAATGGCGCCGCGAGGCGCTGCTTTCGGCGTCCGAGGCGCGCTGGCGGAAACATTGAGTTTCCGTCCCGTCTCTCGTTGTGCGATGCCGAGCGCGATAGATCGCCTTCCGCGCGAAAAGCGTCGAAGTGACCTCAGGAGTAAGAACATGACCGCAAGCTGGACGCGTCGTGGGGCGTTGAAGGCCGGAGCAGGACTGGCGGGCGCTGGTCTGGGGTTCGCCGGAGCGGTGAGCCGGGCGTTCGCCGAGGTTTCCCAGACCGAGGGTTACGCCGCCGTCCCGGGCGGCAGGATCTATTGGCGCAAGTTCGGCTCGGGCGGCAAGACGCCGCTGCTGACCCTGCACGGGGGTCCCGGCGCGGCGCACAACTATCTGCTGTCGCTGCAGGCCCTGGCCGATGAGCGCCCGGTCATTTTCTACGATCAGCTGGGCTGCGGTAAGGCCGACGCGCCGACCGACGAGGCGATCTACACGATCCAGCGCTCGGTCAACGAGGTTGATGCCGTGCGATCGGCGCTGGGCCTGGATCGGGTCGTGCTGCTGGGCCATTCGTGGGGCGCGCTGCTGGCGGTTGAGTATCTGTGCCAGGGGCGGGGGAAGGGCGTCGAGCGGCTGGTCCTCAGCGGCGCCATGGCCAGCATCCCCCAGACCATGGCCGGGTTCGAGCGCCTGTTCGCCTCGCTGCCGGACGGCTACGCCGCCAAGATCCATGGCCTCGAGAAGGCGGGCAAGACGGGGACGCCGGAGTACGCCCAGCTGGTCCAAACCTTCTACGACAACTTCCTGCTGCGGGTCCCGCCGACGCCGGACGCCCTGGTGTCGTTCGACGCCCTGGCGAAGTCGATCGCCTATCGAGTGCTGAACGGCCCCAACGAGTTCACCATCGTCGGCGCGATCAAGGACTGGGACCGGCGCAAGGACCTGAAGGCGATCACCCAGAAGACCCTGATCACCACCGGCGAGTTCGACGAGATCACCCTGGACTGCCACCAGACCCTTCGCGACGGCGTCGCGGGTCCGGCGCGGCTGGCGGTCATGACCGGCGCTTCGCACCTGACGATGGTCGAGCAGCCCGCGCGCTACAACGACCTGGTGCGGACCTTCCTAAACGAGGCCTGACGACACGCGATGACTGGGCGGCGGGGCGATCTCGCCGCCTAGGGGTCCTGGGAGGCCTCCGACTTCGCGAGGCGGTCGGCCATCCTCACCAGGTCGGGCAGGGACTCGGCCTCCATCTTCCGCATGACCTGGCTGCGGTGCAGCTTGACGGTCGCTTCGGTGACATTGACCCGGTCGGCGATCTGCTTGTTGAGCAGGCCGGCCGACACCAGGGCGAACACCTGGCGCTCGCGCTCCGACAGGGTGGCGTAACGGGCGCGCAGCGTCAGGTCGCGCTCGGCCTCGCGTCGTCGCTGCCGGTCCTTGGCCAGGGCCCGATTGACAGCTTCCAGCAGGTCTTGCTCGCGCACGGGCTTGGTCAGAACGTCGACCGCGCCGGCCTTCATGGCGCGGACGGCCATCTGCACGTCGACATGGGCGCTGATCAGGACGACGGACTGGGCTATCTCGCTCCGGGCCAGCGCCTCCTGGAACTCCAGGCCGCTGATGCCCGGCAGGCGGATGTCGAGCACGATGCAGCCCGCGCGGTCCAACTGGTCGGCGTCCAGATAGTCCTGCACGGACCCGTAGATCTCGGTGACCAGGCCGACGGACTGGAACAGGCCGCGCAGGGCCTCGCGCACGCTCTCGTCATCGTCGATCACGACGACGACCGGCCCGCCATTCTCAACGCGAACGGACATCGAGGCCGTCTCCTTCCGCCAGGGGTAGGGTGAAACTGAAGACACCGCCGCGCGGTGTGGCGTTGGCGGCCCAGATCCGTCCGCCGTGGGCCTCGATGATCGACCGGCAGATCGACAGTCCCATGCCGATCCCTTCGGGCTTGGTGCTGAAGAAGGCCTCGAACATCCGGTCCCTGTGCTCTGGGCTCAGCCCCGGGCCGGTGTCCAGGACGCACACCCGGGCGGCCCCTTCGCGGGCCTCCGTGCGGATGGTCAGGCGACGCTGGCCGCCGTCGACGCGGGCCATCGCCTCGATCCCGTTCATGATCAGGTTCAGCACGACCTGCTGCAGTTGCGTGCTGTCGCCGAGGATCGTGGGGGCGGGGCGCGAGAACTCGGTCTTGCAGGTGACGCCGCGCCGCTGGAGCTCGCCCCTGAGTAGGTCGAGCACGTCCTGGATGACCTGTTCCAGGCCCATCCGCTCCATCCGGGGCGCGGACTTGCGGGCCAGGGCGCGAAGGCTGGTGACGATGTCTCCCGCCCGGTGGCCGTCCCGGATGATGCGCTCGGCCGCCTCCCGCGCCATGGCGACGTTGGATTGGGCGTCGTCCAACCAGCGCAGGCAGGCGCCGGCGTTGGTGACGATCGCCATCAGCGGCTGGTTGACCTCGTGGGCGATGGAGACCGCCAGTTCGCCCATCGTCGTCATGCGCGCCACGTGGGCCAGGTCGCTCTGGCTCTGGCGGAAGTTCTCTTCAGCGCGTTTGCGGTCGTCGATGTCGATATTGACCCCGAACCACTGGGTGAGATGTCCGGCGTCGTCGTGGAACGGGCTGGCCCGGAACAGGAACCACCGATACTCGCCGTCCGCGCCCCGCATCCGCGCCTCGCACTCGGTGGCGCGACCGGACGCGAGCGCGCCGTTCCAGGCGTCGAACAGGGGGGCGAAGTCGTCGGCGTGGGCGGCCGAGGCCCAGCCATCGCGACCCAGGGCCTCCGCCTCGCTGAGGCCGATATAGTTGAGGTACTGCTGGCTCAGGAACGTGACGGTTCCGTCGGCGTCCGCCGACCAGACCAGGCCGGGAATGGCGTTGATGGCGTGCTGGAGACGGCGCTCGCTTTCCCGGAGCGCGGCCTCGCTGCTCTTGAGCGCGTTCTCGGCGCGCTGCAGGTCCTCGATGTCGACATTGCAGCCGAACCAGCGGACCACGCCATTCGCATCGGTCAGCTTGCGGCCGGCGAAGAGAAACCAGCGATACTGGCCGTCCGCGCCCAGGATGCGCCCCTTGAGGACGGTGCTCTCGCCCTTCTCGATGTCCTGCTGCCAAGTCTCGAGCATGCCGGCGACGTCGTCGGGGTGATAGAGCTCGAGGAAACCCCATTCCAGGATCTGCTCGGCGGGCACGCCGGCGTATTCGATCCAGCGCTCATTCACGAAATCGGCCGTCCCGTCCGGGCGGGCCGACCACACAAGGACCGGCAGCGAGTTGATGATCAGGCTGAGGTTCTGCTCGCTGGCCAGCAGGGCGGACTCGGTCTCCTTCAACGCGGTCTCGGCGCGCTTGCGGTCCTCGATGTCCGAGCCGACGCCGTACCACTTGATCACGGCGCCCTCGTCGTCGAGCAGCGGGTTCTGCCGCATCATGAACCACCGGTACTCGCCGTCGGCGCGCCGGATCCGGCCCTCGACCTCGCGCGGGCGCTTCGACGCCATGATCTCCTGCCAGGAGGCGAGCAGGTGGGCCGTGTCGTCCGGGTGGAAGATCGGCCAGAAGCCTTGACCGCTGAGCTCCTCGTGCGTGTAGCCGACATAGTCGAGGAAATGCCGGTTGCAGAAGTCGATCAGCCCGTCCGGCGTCGTCGACCACGCCATGGCCGGCATCGTGTTGATGGTGAGGTTCAGCCGCCATTCGCTTTCGACCAGCGTCTCTCCCGTCGGCCGTTCCTCGCGCGGGTCGGCGGGCGGGCGGCGATCGCTGAGTTCGCGGACCTCGCGGCAGGCCAGGCTGGCCTGGGCCGCGGCGACGTCCAGTTTCAACTGCTCGGTGCGCCGTGGAAAGTCGGGCCGCCGCGAGCCGGCCACGATCAGCCCCATGCTGGAAATGCCGCCCAGCGGCCGCTGGACCACGCGCACGATGTCCCGGCCGATCGACATCAGAGCTGGTTCGAGTGACGGGGCCTCCTCGAGCCAGTCGTCGACCGCCCCCACGATGGTTTCCCGCGAGTGGGCCTCGCCGAAATCCTGGCCGACACGCAGGAAGACGTGCGTGGTGTCGTTGAAACGCAGTCCGACGAAGTCCAGCGCGAGCATGTCGCGCAGCGTTTCCAGGACGCTCTCGGCGATCGACGTCGGATCCAGGCCCAGCCAGGCCGCGGGCAGGCCGTTGAGGTGTTCGATGTCGTCGTGAAGCCGCGATGGTTCGCGGTCTTCTTCCGGCCGAGGGGCGATGTCCGGCATGGCGTGCGGAGGATGCGCTTCCACAAGAAGCCCTTTGTCGATCACGCCCATTCCGATCACGGCGCGACGCGCGCTGAGTCTAGCGCGCGCGAAGGGCCGCATCCACCTGAACTAAGGTCGATCGGCGCACGACCATTGGCTAGGCGATCGAGACGGAGCGGGCGAAGGACCAGGCCTTGTCGGGAGCGTGATCCAGATCCTGGAGGGCGCGCGGGCGGATCCGCGTCTTGGGGCGGAGCGAACCCGGAAGCGCGCGTCCGAAATCGACGAAGGTCGAGCGGCGCGCGACGTTCGTACAATAGTCGAGCGACCATATGAGAATTGTAGAAATAAAGGTCGATGGGATAATTTTGATCATCAATTGACGACGCAAGTCGCGGCGCGAGGTGGGGGCGTGAATGCTTGACGCACGGACCTTCGCCTTCGGGGCGTTTCTGCTGATCCCGCAACGCCAGCTGCTTTTGCGAGAAGGCGTGCCGGTTCGCATCGGCAGCCGCGCGCTGGACTTGCTGAGGGCGCTCGTCGAGCGTCCGGGCGAGCTGGTGGCCAAACGCGACCTGATCGCCCGCGCCTGGCCGGCGACGACGGTCGATGAGAGCAATCTGAAGGTCAATATCGCGGCCCTGCGACGGGCGCTCGACGACGACGCGGGCGACGCCCGGTACATCGCGACCGTCAGCGGACGAGGCTATCGGTTCATCGCGCCCGTGGAGATGACCGAACCTGCGCGGGCGGGCCCTCCCGTCGCGGCTGATACGACCTCGCGGGAAGGCGAAATCTTCGAGGCCGGCGGGAACGCGGTCGCGATCGACGGGGCGATCATGCTGCGGCTTGAAGGCGTCATGGTGTGGGTCGGGCCGGGAAGCCGCTCCGATCTCGGTGCGGCCGAGCTGGACGGGGATCGTCCGGCGGGCAGGCCGCGCCGGGTCCTGCTGGTCGAGCTGGATGGCCGGGACGAGGCCTGGCTTCGCGCGGTGCTCACGCGATTATGAACCGCTTGGGCCTGGCCACGCTGGACCAGGCCCGGGACGCGACCTTGGCGGCGCTATTTGAGGCTGCGGTCGAGGAAGTCGCGGATCAGCGGGGCCATCACGTCCAGCCGATCCTCGAGCGCGAAGTGGCCGCTGTCGAGGATGTGCATCTCGGCCTTCGGCAGGTCGCGCAGATACGGATGGGCGCCGGCCTCGGGGAAGATCTTGTCGTTCTTGCCCCAGACGATCAGCGTCGGCGGCTGGCGCTCGCGGAAGAAGGCCTGGAATTGCGGGTACAGGGGCACGTTGGTCCGGTAGTCCCCGAGCATGTCCAGCTGGATGTCGCGGTTGCCCGGGCGGTCGAGCAGCGCCTGGTCGTGGACCCAGTTGTCGGGGCTGATGCGCGCCACGTCGCCCATGCCGTCGGTGTACTGGAACTTGGTGATGTCCGGCGTGACCAGGAAGTTCAACGCGTCGCGGTTCTTCTGCGAGCGGTCGGCCCAGTAGACCTTGATCGGATCCCAGAACTCCTTCAGGCCCTCCTCATAGGCGTTGCCGTTCTGGATGATCAGGCCGCTGACGCGTTCGGGATGCTTCAGGGCCAGGCGGTAGCCGATCGGGGCGCCGTAATCCATGACGTAGAGGGCGTAGCGCTTGGCGCCCAGCTGGGTCACCAGCTTGTCGACGATGTCGGTCTGGCGGGCGAAGGTGTAGGCGAACCGGGTGTGGTCCGGCGCGTCGCTCTGGCCATAGCCCACATAGTCCGGCGCGATGACCCGGTACTTGTCGGCCAGCAGCGGGATCAGGTTGCGGAACATGTGCGACGAGGTCGGAAAGCCGTGCAGCAGCAGGACCACCGGCCCGTCGGCGGGCCCCGCCTCGCGGTAGAAGATGTTCACGCCGTCGATGGTCGCCGTTCGATAGTGGATGACGGGTGGCGCCGGCCGCGTGATGGCGGCGGGAGGCGCGGGCGCGGCGGACGCCAGGGGCGCGGCCGAAAGGCCGGCGGCGGCGATCGCCAAGGACAGGATCAGTCGATTCATCACGGTCTCCGAGAGGGAAGAGGAAGAAGGGGGGACGCTGGCGGCGCGGCTACTTGGCTTCGCCGGCCGCGCGCGTGATGAAGTCGACGACGACCTTCGGATGCGACAGCATCACCGCGTGGCTGCTCTGGGCTTCCACCAGGGTCGCCTTGGCCCTCAGGGCCATCGCACGCTGGGTCGCCGGCGCGACCATGTGGTCCTGCGTCGTCAGGAGGAAGTAGACGGGCTTGGTCTTCCAAGCCGCGGTGGCGATCTTGGTCTGGACGGCGTCGAGCCCCCAGGGAACCTGCGCGGCGGCCATGAACCGGGTGATGGCGGGATCCACGTCGGCGGCGAAGGCGGTGGGGAACTTCACCGGGTCGACCCGGATGAAGCCGTCTTCGGGCGGCAGCAGGGGTGACGGCTCGGGATCGGGCGTCGGCGCGGTGGCGAGCTGGAAGACGGACTCGCCGACCTCCGGCGCGAAGGCGGCCAGGTAGACCAGGCTCTTGACCTTGGGGTCGTCGCCGGCCTCGGTGATCACCGCCCCGCCGTACGAGTGGCCGACCAGGATGACCGGATGCCGGGCCTTGGCGACGGCCTGCCGGGTGGCGGCGACGTCGTCCCGCAGGGTGATGGTCGGGTTCTGGACGACCAGGACCTCGTAGCCGTCCTTCAACAGCAGGTTGTAGACCGGCTGCCACCCCGAGGCGTCGACGAAGGCGCCATGCACGAGGACGATCGACACCGCCTTCTCGGCGGGAGGCGCGGCCTGGGCGGCGGTGGTGGTGAGCAGCGTGGCGACCAGTCCGAAAAGGGCGCGTTTCATCGTTTTGCTCCGGGAGTGTCTGGTTATCGGGTGACGGACCGTCGGCGCGGCGTCAGGCGCCGCGCGCCCGGTCCAGCGCCGCGATCAGGGCGGCCGCTATGGGATGGTCCGAGCGCGGGTTCTGGCCGGTGATCAACTCGCGGTCCTCGACCACGAACGGCTCGAAGTCCGTCGCGGTGGTCGCCACCTGAGCGCCCGCCGTGGTCAGGGCGAAGGGCATGTCGAAATAGATCCTGGCGTGCAGGATGTTGTCCTCGATGACCTTCTCCTCGGTGGCCGAGAACACCGTCATTCGGTAGCCGGCGTACGGCCACCCCTCGGCCCATTCCGCCGCCTTGGCGGCGTCGCCGGCGATCAGGGCGGCGCGGAACTCCCGCGCGTAGGGCATCGCCGCGACCGACGAGATCGGTCCGTGGCAGAGCAGGGCGGTCGGTTTGGCCTTGGCGTGGAAGTGGCGGAGAATGTCGCCGACCTCCTGGTCCTGCATCAGGTCCACGATCGGCGCCTGGCCGCCCGGCGCGAACACGCCGGCGTAGTTGTCCAGGCCTTCGGCGATGACCGAGCGCAGGGTGCGCGCCCGCATCGACGGATCGTAGGCGTAGAAGTCCCGGGCCCGGGCGTGGGCGGCCGCGTCGCCGCCGAAATGCTCCGGCGCGTCCGAGGCCGTGTCGATGACTGGCTTCTCGCCGTTCGGCGTGACCAGGACCACCTCGTAGCCCGCCTCGATCAGGGCCATCGCCGGCACGACCGTCTCGTTGAGATATTGACCGGTGGCGCCCCAGCGGCCACCCCGGGTTTCGATCCGGGTCGCGTTGGACCCGAGGATCAGCACTTTTCCCTTGCTCATCACGTCCTCCGTTGCGGCCTCGTCTCGAGGGCGGCGACGGCTCAAGGTCTAGTCCTGAAGGGCGAGCGACGGGGGTTAGGACTGGTGAAACGTGGTGAAGGCGGCGCTACCGGAATTCACCGCAACTTACTGGCCCCGACCGCCGGAGCGCTGGAGCCTTCCCTCGCCGACGCGGATCGACGCGCGGTTCGCTGAGGGAGCCCGAGCGCATGACGAAGTCGCCGAACACCAAATCCAGCGTCCTGCCCACCGGGGGCGGGGCGGCCCTGATGGATCCCGCCGACACGGTGATCCTGCTGCTCGATCACCAGGCGGGCCTGTTCCAGACCGTCAAGGACATCGCCGTGGCCGACCTGCGGCGGAACGTGGAGATGCTGGCCAAGCTGGCGACGCTGCTCGGCGTCCCGGTGATCACCACGGCGTCCGAGCCCGCCGGGCCGAACGGTCCGCTGATGCCCGAGATCCGCCGGTTCGCCCCGCACGCCGTCCATGTCCCCCGGAAGGGCGAGGTGAATGCCTGGGACAATGACGACTTCGTCGCCCAGGTGCGGGTCACGGGACGCAAGACCCTGGTCATGGCCGGCGTCTGGACCAGTGTCTGCGTGATGTTCCCGGCGCTCGACGCGCGGGCGGCCGGCTACGAGGTCTATGCGGTCATCGACGCCTCGGGAGACCCCAGCGAGATGGCGTCGCGCACCAGCCTGGCGCGCTTCGTCCAGGGCGGGGTCAAGCCCGTCTCGACCAATGCGGTGCTCAGCGAGCTGCACCGCACCTGGGCGCGCCCCGAGGCCGCAGACCTGGCCCAGCTCTACGCGCTGGTCGCGCCCAACTACGCCGCGGTGATGGAAAGCTTCCAGAAGGCCCAGGAGGCGGCGAGGTAGGCTGCTCCTCGCCGCCGCTGGACCAGGCCGTCTCGCGCCGCAGCGTGGGACGGCCTGACCCGGACGCGCCTTAGAAGTCGAACCGCAGGCCGACGCGGAAGGTGCGGCCCACGGTGTCGTAGAGGCTCCGGTTGGTCTGCGGATAGCCCACGGTGTTCTCGGCGCCGAGGTTGCCCGGGTTGGCGACGAGGACGGGATCCTTGTTCATGAGGTTCTTGATCGACAGGAAGGCCTCGCCCCCGACATCCGCCACCTTGAACTTGTAGGTGGTGGAAAGGTCGAAGTAGATCGCGCCCTTAACGCTGTTGTCGTTGATGGTGTAGTACGGCGCGACGCTGGCCGGGCAGG
Encoded proteins:
- a CDS encoding PAS domain S-box protein; its protein translation is MPDIAPRPEEDREPSRLHDDIEHLNGLPAAWLGLDPTSIAESVLETLRDMLALDFVGLRFNDTTHVFLRVGQDFGEAHSRETIVGAVDDWLEEAPSLEPALMSIGRDIVRVVQRPLGGISSMGLIVAGSRRPDFPRRTEQLKLDVAAAQASLACREVRELSDRRPPADPREERPTGETLVESEWRLNLTINTMPAMAWSTTPDGLIDFCNRHFLDYVGYTHEELSGQGFWPIFHPDDTAHLLASWQEIMASKRPREVEGRIRRADGEYRWFMMRQNPLLDDEGAVIKWYGVGSDIEDRKRAETALKETESALLASEQNLSLIINSLPVLVWSARPDGTADFVNERWIEYAGVPAEQILEWGFLELYHPDDVAGMLETWQQDIEKGESTVLKGRILGADGQYRWFLFAGRKLTDANGVVRWFGCNVDIEDLQRAENALKSSEAALRESERRLQHAINAIPGLVWSADADGTVTFLSQQYLNYIGLSEAEALGRDGWASAAHADDFAPLFDAWNGALASGRATECEARMRGADGEYRWFLFRASPFHDDAGHLTQWFGVNIDIDDRKRAEENFRQSQSDLAHVARMTTMGELAVSIAHEVNQPLMAIVTNAGACLRWLDDAQSNVAMAREAAERIIRDGHRAGDIVTSLRALARKSAPRMERMGLEQVIQDVLDLLRGELQRRGVTCKTEFSRPAPTILGDSTQLQQVVLNLIMNGIEAMARVDGGQRRLTIRTEAREGAARVCVLDTGPGLSPEHRDRMFEAFFSTKPEGIGMGLSICRSIIEAHGGRIWAANATPRGGVFSFTLPLAEGDGLDVRSR
- a CDS encoding transcriptional regulator; this encodes MLDARTFAFGAFLLIPQRQLLLREGVPVRIGSRALDLLRALVERPGELVAKRDLIARAWPATTVDESNLKVNIAALRRALDDDAGDARYIATVSGRGYRFIAPVEMTEPARAGPPVAADTTSREGEIFEAGGNAVAIDGAIMLRLEGVMVWVGPGSRSDLGAAELDGDRPAGRPRRVLLVELDGRDEAWLRAVLTRL
- a CDS encoding alpha/beta fold hydrolase is translated as MNRLILSLAIAAAGLSAAPLASAAPAPPAAITRPAPPVIHYRTATIDGVNIFYREAGPADGPVVLLLHGFPTSSHMFRNLIPLLADKYRVIAPDYVGYGQSDAPDHTRFAYTFARQTDIVDKLVTQLGAKRYALYVMDYGAPIGYRLALKHPERVSGLIIQNGNAYEEGLKEFWDPIKVYWADRSQKNRDALNFLVTPDITKFQYTDGMGDVARISPDNWVHDQALLDRPGNRDIQLDMLGDYRTNVPLYPQFQAFFRERQPPTLIVWGKNDKIFPEAGAHPYLRDLPKAEMHILDSGHFALEDRLDVMAPLIRDFLDRSLK
- a CDS encoding alpha/beta hydrolase is translated as MKRALFGLVATLLTTTAAQAAPPAEKAVSIVLVHGAFVDASGWQPVYNLLLKDGYEVLVVQNPTITLRDDVAATRQAVAKARHPVILVGHSYGGAVITEAGDDPKVKSLVYLAAFAPEVGESVFQLATAPTPDPEPSPLLPPEDGFIRVDPVKFPTAFAADVDPAITRFMAAAQVPWGLDAVQTKIATAAWKTKPVYFLLTTQDHMVAPATQRAMALRAKATLVEAQSSHAVMLSHPKVVVDFITRAAGEAK
- a CDS encoding DJ-1/PfpI family protein, coding for MSKGKVLILGSNATRIETRGGRWGATGQYLNETVVPAMALIEAGYEVVLVTPNGEKPVIDTASDAPEHFGGDAAAHARARDFYAYDPSMRARTLRSVIAEGLDNYAGVFAPGGQAPIVDLMQDQEVGDILRHFHAKAKPTALLCHGPISSVAAMPYAREFRAALIAGDAAKAAEWAEGWPYAGYRMTVFSATEEKVIEDNILHARIYFDMPFALTTAGAQVATTATDFEPFVVEDRELITGQNPRSDHPIAAALIAALDRARGA
- a CDS encoding response regulator transcription factor, with protein sequence MSVRVENGGPVVVVIDDDESVREALRGLFQSVGLVTEIYGSVQDYLDADQLDRAGCIVLDIRLPGISGLEFQEALARSEIAQSVVLISAHVDVQMAVRAMKAGAVDVLTKPVREQDLLEAVNRALAKDRQRRREAERDLTLRARYATLSERERQVFALVSAGLLNKQIADRVNVTEATVKLHRSQVMRKMEAESLPDLVRMADRLAKSEASQDP
- a CDS encoding isochorismatase family protein, which produces MTKSPNTKSSVLPTGGGAALMDPADTVILLLDHQAGLFQTVKDIAVADLRRNVEMLAKLATLLGVPVITTASEPAGPNGPLMPEIRRFAPHAVHVPRKGEVNAWDNDDFVAQVRVTGRKTLVMAGVWTSVCVMFPALDARAAGYEVYAVIDASGDPSEMASRTSLARFVQGGVKPVSTNAVLSELHRTWARPEAADLAQLYALVAPNYAAVMESFQKAQEAAR
- a CDS encoding helix-turn-helix domain-containing protein, which produces MQELGGLLPWQIKRVRGYLDDRLDGRIRMASVAEQARLSPSYFSRRFRQCFGVTFAKFIARMRVERAQRLMMTSPLSLSHIALACGFADQAHFTRTFSALTGSTPAQWRREALLSASEARWRKH
- a CDS encoding proline iminopeptidase-family hydrolase; this encodes MTASWTRRGALKAGAGLAGAGLGFAGAVSRAFAEVSQTEGYAAVPGGRIYWRKFGSGGKTPLLTLHGGPGAAHNYLLSLQALADERPVIFYDQLGCGKADAPTDEAIYTIQRSVNEVDAVRSALGLDRVVLLGHSWGALLAVEYLCQGRGKGVERLVLSGAMASIPQTMAGFERLFASLPDGYAAKIHGLEKAGKTGTPEYAQLVQTFYDNFLLRVPPTPDALVSFDALAKSIAYRVLNGPNEFTIVGAIKDWDRRKDLKAITQKTLITTGEFDEITLDCHQTLRDGVAGPARLAVMTGASHLTMVEQPARYNDLVRTFLNEA